The Phaeobacter gallaeciensis DSM 26640 genomic sequence CGGATCGTGCTGGAAAAAACCGCCAACGCTGATCGTGTTCTGCAGGTCATGGGTGATTTCGGTGCCGACACCGAACGCTATGTGGATCATCACCCCTGGACTGCGCGCCTGGATCGCGAGGCCGGGTTGGATCAGAGCCGATCCAAACACGACCGGCGCCTTGCGGTATTCAACTACCCTCTGGAAGGGTGGGCCGATGCTGTGGTTATGAACCTTCTGATGGGCCGCGCGGTCGCTGTACAGCTCGCGGAACTGTCGATGATTTCCTACCAACCGTTGGCTGAGGCCTTCCGCGCAATTCAACCCGTCGAGGCCCATCATGCGCGTCTTGCCCACGAAGGGCTGTCGCGATTGGTGCAGGAAGGCGACATCAACATGTTGCAGGAATCCATCCACTATTGGTGGCCACGTGTCGCCATCAGCTTTGGCACTGATACCTCTGACAAGTTCGAGACCCTCTGTGGGCTCGGCCTGCGCCACCGCAGCAATGCGGACCTGCGCACCAGGTGGCAAAGCGAGATGCGCGGCGTTCTGCGAGAGCTGGGGCTGGAGGCGCCAGAGCCCGCCTGATCGAGACGTAGTCGTCTCCCTGATCTAGCAATTCGCCCAAGCGCAGATGGCAGGAAAAGGTCTGGACGGCTGACCCATTGCGCCATAGGCTCAGCCCACTCCGGCACCCACAGGACGAGGCCAGGCATGGCGATCAGCAAGACCATTCGCACCTATTTCAACGGCAGCTGGCACGATGGCGATGTCGCGATCATGAAGGCTGCAGACCATGCCGCCTGGCTTGGGTCCTCCGTGTTCGACGGGGCACGCCTGTTCGATGGGGTCACCCCTGATCTTGATCTGCACTGCGCCCGCGCCAATGCTTCAGCTGAGGCGCTTATGATGGCACCGACCGTCAGTGTCGCTGATATGGTCGCCATCGCCAAAGATGGCCTCTCCCTCTTTGCACCCGGCTCGGCCGTCTACATCCGGCCTATGTATTGGGCGACAGGCGGTGATTCCACGATGATCGCTCCGGAGCCAGAAAGCACCCAATTCGCGCTCTGCCTGGAAGAAATCCCAATGGCGCCCCCGACCGCCTCCGCCACACTGACCCGCACCTCCTTTCGGCGACCCATCCTTGAGAGCGCCGTGGTGAATGCAAAGGCCGGCTGCCTCTATCCCAACAACGCCCGCATGTTGCGTGAAGCCCGCGCCAAAGGCTTCAGCAACGCCTTGGCATTGGATGCGATGGGCAATGTTGCTGAAACCGCGACGGCGAATATCTTCATGGTGCGTGATGGAGAGGTTTTCACCCCAATCGCAAACGGCACCTTTCTTGCCGGGATCACACGTGCCCGACATATCGCAAACCTGCGCGCCGATGGTGTCACGGTTCACGAGAGCGTCCTGGGCTACACGGATTTTGAACAGGCCGATGAGATCTTCATGTCGGGCAACATGAGCAAAGTCACCCCGGTCACCGCCTTTGATGATCGCCAGTATCAGATCGGCCCCATCGCCAAACGAACACGCGATCTTTACTGGGACTGGGCCACAAGCAACGGCAGTTGATCCCGGCAGCGTGACGCCGCGGCTCGTCTATTGCACCATTGGATCGCTTACGCCATGATCCAACCGGAACAACCAGAGGATCAATATGCGCAAATTTCTTGTCGTATTGGATGACAGCCGCGAATGCCTGAATGCGATGCGGTTCGCTGCAATGCGCGCTGCCAAAACCGGTGGCGGGGTCGAGATCCTGTCGGTAATTCCCCCGGATGAATTCAACCATTGGATCGGCGTCGGCGAAGTGATGCGGGAGGAAGCCCGGGAACGCATACACGCGCATTTTGAAGTTTTTGCGAAATGGATGCGCGACCGTCAGGGGGTTGAACCGAAACTTGTGATCCGTGAAGGCGAAGCCGTTCCCGAGATCATCGCCCAGATCGAGTCCGACACCGAAATCGGTGTTCTGGTGCTAGGCGCAGGAGACGATCGCAAAGGTCCCGGCCCGCTTGTTACTCAACTGAGCCGCTCATCCGGCAGCCTGCCGGTGCCGATCACAATCGTGCCCGGCGATCTGTCCAAGGAAAAACTGGAAGCGATCACCTGATCGCTTCTGACCTGCCAGCACGGTTACCCTTCTCCTCCTGAGGAGATTGGATCACGAAGCGCCAGCACAGCCCGCGAGGGCTTTCGAATTTAGAATTGTTCCAAATCTTGACTTAAGCGGGTCGGAGGCGCATATCTCTGCCACGCTTTAAGGAGGCCCGACATGTTCATTCAGACCGAATCCACGCCCAACCCGGCGACGCTGAAATTCCTGCCGGGCCAGACTGTTCTGGAGATGGGCACCGCAGATTTTCCAACCGCAGATGCCGCAGGCAGCTCGCCTCTGGCGCAGCGAATCTTTGCCGTTTCCGGGGTTACCGGCGTTTTCTTTGGCAATGACTTTGTCACAGTCACCAAGGCTGACACCGTTGAATGGGATCACATCAAACCCGCAATCCTGGGTGCGGTGATGGAGCATTTCCAGTCCGGCCAGCCCGTCATCTCTGAGGGCGGAGAGCAGGCATCCGGCCATGCTGAACACACCGGCGAAGATGGCGAAATCGTCAACCAGATCAAGGAGCTCCTCGACAGCCGCGTACGCCCTGCCGTGGCCCAGGATGGCGGCGACATCACGTTCCATGGCTTTGATCGCGGCGTTGTCTATCTGCATATGCAGGGGGCTTGTGCCGGTTGCCCGTCTTCGACGCTGACCTTGAAGATGGGTATTGAAAACCTGCTGCGTCATTACATTCCGGAAGTGACCGAGGTGCGCCCCGTTGCCGTCTGACGTTCTCGTCCTCGGATTTGATACATCGGCCGCGCATTGCGCGGCCGCTTTGTTGCAGGGTGACGTCATCCTTGCCCAAGCTTGCGAAGAGATGGCGCGCGGACAGGCCGAGCGCCTGATACCTCTGCTGGAAGAGGTACTGGCTGAAGGCGGAGTAACTTGGGCGGATCTTGATGCGCTGGGAGTTGGCGTAGGTCCGGGTAACTTCACCGGCATTCGCATTGCCGTCTCAGCTGCGAGAGGCCTGGCACTGGGGTTGGAAATCCCCGCCGTCGGCGTCAACGGGTTTGAGGCGCGTGAGCACCCCGGCACATTCGCTGCGGTGCCAGCCCCACGTGATCAAGTGTACGTATACCCGCCCGGAGAAGACCCTCGGCTGATGCCGCTTTCCGAAGCGCAAGCCATCGCAACCACGCTGAGGCTGGAATTGGCTGCCGAGGCGACGCCACCGCGCATCGCCGAAACAATCGCGCGCAGGGCTGCAGAACGCTACAAAGACACCATATCCGCCCCGGCCCCGCTGTATCTGCGAGCCGCTGACGCCGCCCCTGCCAAAGACGCACCGCCAACACTGATTGACGGCTGAAATCTGCCTGCCGACCATGACAACACCCGTGCACAATCAACCGAGCACTCCGACGCCGGAGGACATGACCCGCACCCATCAGGCTGCCTTTCTGCAGGGGCGCCCCTGGTCAGCACGCGAATTTGCGGCCCTGCTTGACAGCCCGTTCAGCTATGCCGTCGGGGATGCGCGCAGTTTTGCCCTTGGCCGCGTCGTCGCGGGAGAAGCGGAACTCCTGACAATTGCCACCCACCCCGATCATCAACGGCAAGGTCTGGCCCGGGCGATTCTGGAGAGATGGTGGGAGGTCGCCTTGGCGCATGGTGCAACCGATGGTTTTTTGGAGGTCGCAGAAGACAATCACCCGGCCCGCAGCCTGTACAAGGCTTATGGATTCGCAGAAAGCGGCAGACGGGTCGGATACTACACCCGCCAAGGCACAGCAGCAGTGGACGCAGTGCTCATGAGCGTCAGTTTACGCAAGGCTGAAAGCGCAGAATAACACCAAAAGGTCAAAAAACGGTTGACCCTTTCCGCAGCCTACGGCCTAAATTGTCGCACCTTTTTAAAAACACATGGGTTGGGGCGGTCAAACTGGCCGCAACAAGAACAACAAATTGGGAGTACCCCTATGACCCTGATGAAATCCCTGATGAGCGCCGCGGCAGCCGTGGCGCTGACTGCCGGTGCTGCAATGGCAGAACCGGCGCTGATCTTCGATCTGGGCGGCAAGTTCGACAAGTCCTTCAACGAAGCAGCCTTCACCGGCGCGCAGCGTTGGGCTGAAGAAACCGGCGAAAGCTTCCGCGAAATCGAACTGCAGTCCGAAGCCCAGCGTGAGCAGGCGCTGCGCCGCTTTGCCGAAGCAGGCGCAAACCCGATCGTAATGGCAGGCTTTGCCTTCGCAGACGCACTGGGTCAGGTCGCTGCAGACTACCCGGAAACCAAATTCGTGATTATCGATATGGTTGTCGATGCACCCAACGTCCGCTCGGTGGTCTTCAACGAGCATGAAGGCTCCTACCTCGTGGGTATGCTGGCGGCCAAAGCGTCCAAATCGGGCACCGTTGGTTTCATCGGTGGCATGGATATCCCGCTGATCCGCAAATTCGCCTGTGGCTACGCCGAGGGCGTAAAAGCGGCCAACCCGGACGCAACCGTGATCGCCAACATGACCGGTACCACCCCGGCGGCCTGGAATGACCCGGTCAAGGGCTCCGAGCTGACCAAAGCGCAGATCAGCCAGGGCGCTGACGTTGTCTATGCAGCAGCAGGCGGCACCGGCGTTGGCGTACTGCAGACCGCAGCTGACGAAGGCATCCTGTCGATCGGCGTGGACAGCAACCAGAACCACCTGCACCCGGGCAAGGTTTTGACCTCCATGATGAAGCGCGTCGACAACGCTGTGTTCGAAGCCTTCTCCGACGGTCCTGAGCTGGAAACTGGTTTCTCCGTCATGGGTCTGTCCAATGGTGGCGTTGGTTTCGCGGTTGACGACAACAACGCGTCTCTGATCACCGAAGAGATGACCGCTGCCACTGATGACGCGGCTGCCAAGATCGCAACCGGTGAGATCACCGTGCATGACTATATGTCGGACGACAGCTGCCCGGCTCTGTCCTTCTAAGCGCTGAACTGCCCCCCGGCCCACCGTGATCCTCTTGCGATCATGGTGGTGACCGGGGGTTTCATATTGCCCGGAGGCTGCGCCTTTGCCGCCTCCGGGTTTGGTTTTTCCTAGGTTGGCTAAAATGCACATGTTAACCGCCCGTCGCTGTGACGCGGATCTGTGCCAACTGATCGAGGATGAATAAGGGGAGCCCGAATGACGGCACCAGCAATTGAACTAAAAGGCATCTCCAAAGCCTTTGGCCCGGTTCAGGCCAATAAGGATATCTCAATCCGTGTTTCCCCCGGCACGATCCACGGGATCATCGGCGAAAACGGGGCGGGCAAATCAACGCTGATGAGCATCCTCTACGGGTTCTATAAGGCCGACAAAGGCGAAGTTTGGATTCACGGGAAACGGACAGAGATCCCGGACAGCCAGGCGGCGATCTCAGCGGGGATCGGCATGGTGTTCCAACACTTCAAGCTCGTTGAGAACTTCACCGTGCTGGAGAATATCATTCTGGGCGCCGAGGACGGCGGACTGCTAAAGCCCTCGCTCAGCAAAGCCCGCAAGTCTCTGAAAGAGCTGGCAGCCGAGTACGAGCTGAACGTTGATCCCGATGCGCGTATCGACGAAATCGGTGTGGGCATGCAACAGCGCGTCGAGATTCTGAAGGCGCTCTATCGGCAGGCCGACATTTTGATTCTGGATGAACCGACCGGCGTGCTGACCCCGGCAGAAGCGGATCAGCTGTTCCGCATTCTGGACCGGCTGCGCGCTGAGGGGAAAACAATCATCCTGATCACCCACAAGCTGCGGGAGATCATGGAGTACACCGACACGGTTTCGGTGATGCGCCGTGGCGAGATGACCGCCACCGTCAAGACAGCCGAGACCAGTCCCGAACATCTGGCCGAGCTAATGGTTGGTCGCAAGGTGCTGTTGCGCGTCGATAAAGTCCCCGCAACTCCTGGGAAGCCGATCCTCGAGATTGAGAACCTCAGTGTTGTTGATGAGGCCGGTGTTGCGCGTGTTAAGAACATTGATCTGACCGTCCGAGCCGGAGAAATCCTGGGGATCGCAGGCGTTGCGGGCAATGGCCAGTCCGAGCTGATGGAAGTCTTGGGTGGCATGCGCGAAGGTCAGGGAAGCATTCGCCTCAACGGCGTTGCCCTACCTTTGTCCGGTTCTGGATCTGACGCCCGCGCACGTCGCGCAGCCCATGTGGCCCATGTTCCCGAAGACCGCCAGCGCGAAGGTTTGATCATGGATTTCCACGCCTGGGAAAACGTGGCCTTTGGCTACCACCACGCGCCCGAATACCAACGCGGCCTGCTGATGAACAACGCAGCCCTGCGCGCTGATACAGAAGCCAAGATGGCCAAGTTTGACGTTCGTCCGCCGGATCCATGGCTCGCCGCCAAGAACTTCTCCGGAGGCAACCAGCAAAAGATCGTTGTGGCCCGCGAAATCGAACGCAACCCGGAGCTGTTGCTGATCGGCCAGCCCACCCGTGGCGTCGATATCGGTGCTATCGAGTTCATTCACAAGCAGATCGTCGAACTGCGCGATCAGGGGAAAGCTATCCTCTTGGTCTCGGTCGAGTTGGAAGAGATCCTGTCGCTCGCCGACCGTGTTGCTGTGATGTTTGACGGAATGATTATGGGTGAACGCCCTGCTGATCAGACCGATGAGAAAGAGCTGGGCCTGTTGATGGCCGGCGTCGCGGGGGAGGCCGCGTAAATGGATAAGATGCCTAAATGGGCCGATGTTGTGCTGATCCCGCTGATCAGCCTGCTGCTGGCCGCTATTCTGTCTGCCTTGGTGATCCTTGGCATTGGTGAAGACCCGATTGCAGCCGTGAACCTGATGGTATCCGGGGCTCTGGGGTCAACCTATGGCTGGGGCTATACGCTCTATTACGCGACCAACTTCCTGTTCACAGGTTTGGCCGTATCCGTGGCCTTCCACGCACGCCTCTTCAACATCGGCGGCGAGGGTCAGGCGATGCTGGGTGGCCTGGGGGTTGCCCTGGTCTGCCTGTACATCCCTTGGCCGCATTGGTCGCTGGCCTTGATTTTCGCCAGCCTCGGGGCTGCGCTGTTCGGGGCGGCCTGGGCAGCCATTCCTGCTTATCTTCAGGCGAAACGTGGCAGTCACATCGTGATCACTACGATCATGTTCAACTTTATCGCTGCTGCGGTACTGAACTATGTGTTGGTGAATCTTCTGCGTCCCGAAGGATCAATGGATCCGGCCACAGCCCGCTTTCCTGAGGCCGTTCACCTGCCGTCACTGCATGAAATTCTGGCGCCTATTGGCATCGAGTTTTCCAAGGCCGCGCCGGCAAATGTCAGCTTTCTTGTAGCGGTTGCGGCTTGTATCGCAGTCTGGCTGCTGATCTGGCGCACCAAGCTTGGCTATGAAATTCGCGCCTATGGCAACTCCGAATACGGCGCGCTTTATGCCGGGATTTCGCCGGTGAAAATCACCATGATTGCCATGCTGATCTCAGGCGGTCTGGCCGGCATGATGGCCACCAACAACGTTATGGGTGAAGCAGAGCGTCTGGTTCTGAACTCCACGGAAGGCGCGGGCTTTATCGGCATTGCCGTGGCTCTTATGGGGCGCAGCCATCCCTTTGGTGTGTTCCTTGCCGCGATCCTGTTCGGCTTCCTCTATCAGGGCGGCGCTGAACTGGCGCTCTGGACCAGCATCCCACGCGAATTGATCGTAGTCATTCAAGCCCTGGTGATCCTGTTCACGGGTGCATTGGACAATATGGTGAGAGGCCCGCTGGAGCGGATCTTCCTCGCTCTGCGCCGGGGGAAAGCGTGATGGATTTTCTGACTCTGATCCAAGTGCTCGACAGCACCGTTCGTCTGGCAACACCGCTTCTGCTGGCCTGTCTTGCAGGTTTGTTCTCCGAGCGTGCAGGTATCTTTGACATTGGCCTTGAAGGCAAAATGCTGATGGCTGCCTTCTTCTCCGCTGCGGTTGCCGCGACCACGGGGAATGTCTGGTTGGGCCTTCTGGCTGGCATCGCCTCTTCATTGGTCCTCAGCGGGCTGCATGGGCTCGCGTCCATCACCTTCCGCGGCAACCAGCTAATCTCTGGTGTGGCAATCAACTTCCTCGCTGCCGGCATGACCGTGCTGATTGCGCAGGACTGGTTCCAGCAGGGCGGTCGTACCCCGTCGTTGTTCTCCGGCGGTCGTTTCGAGCCAATCAATCTGCCGTTTGCGGATGCGTTGGCAGATGTTCCGATACTAGGGCCGATCTATAGCGAACTGCTGTCAGGTCACTCTGTGCTGGTCTACTTGGCCTTCTTGGCGGTTCCCGCCACAGCATGGATCCTGTTTGGCACCCGCTTCGGCCTGCGGCTCCGCGCCGTTGGTGAGAATCCGGCCGCCGTTGATACCGCCGGTGTGTCCGTGGTCGGGCTGCGTTACGCCGCCGTGATGATCTGCGGCCTCCTTTGTGGGATCGCGGGTGCGTATCTTGCGACCGCACTTCAGGCCGGGTTTGTGAAGGACATGACCGCAGGCCGGGGCTTCATTGCCTTGGCAGCGCTGATTTTTGCGAAGTGGCGTCCCTGGCATGCGCTAGGCGCCTGCCTTCTGTTCGGCCTCCTACAAGCGGTTGCTCTCCGGTTCCAGAACATTGAAATCGGGACCTTTGTGATCCCGGTTCAGATGATGGACGCGTTGCCCTACATTCTGACAGTCGTGATTTTGGCTGGGTTTGTTGGCAAGGCTGTTCCGCCGAAGGCCGGCGGTGAGCCCTACGTCAAAGAACGCTAATATCCAGTTCCATTCCGCATAGTCCCTTGGGACTGTGCGGAAACATCGTCAAGCGCCCGGCCATGGCCGGGCGTTTTGCGTTTCATTCTACTTGCACACATCAAACAGCAATCAACAGGACCGGGTCCCCCTGCCGAAAATCATAGGTCCAGTTTTCCCCACAACATCAGTCCTGTTTTCTGCACAGCGGCATCGACAGTTGATTTTACCAAGGTGCTGCGGTCTAACACTGATATGCAGATTTATCTTCCCATCGCCGAGGTCTCGGTCAACGCATTCCTGCTTCTCGGGCTCGGCGGTATGGTCGGCATCCTGTCCGGCATGTTCGGGGTTGGCGGCGGCTTTCTGATGACACCGCTCTTGTTTTTCATCGGTATCCCCCCGGCGGTTGCCGTAGCTACCGAAGCCAATCAGATCGTCGCCTCATCTTTCTCCGGCGTTCTTGCCCATTTCAGGCGGCGAACCGTCGACATCAAGATGGGTCTGGTCCTGCAAGTCGGGGGTCTGTTTGGAGCAGCACTTGGGGTTGTAGTCTTTAACTACCTCAAGGCGCTTGGTCAGGTCGATCTACTGGTTAAACTCTGCTATGTCGTCTTCCTTGGCGTGGTTGGCGGGCTGATGTTTATCGAAAGCCTGAACGCGATTCGAAAATCCAAGGCCTCCGCAGGCGCGGCGCCAGCGCCTCGCAGACAGCGTGGCTGGGTTCACGCTCTGCCGTTCAAGATGCGGTTTCGCACGTCAGGTCTCTACATCTCTGTCATTCCACCACTGCTCGTCGGCGTCGCTGTCGGCATTCTTGCAGCGATCATGGGGGTTGGCGGCGGTTTCATCATGGTACCTGCGATGATCTATATTCTGGGCATGCCGACCAAGGTGGTTGTCGGTACATCGCTGTTCCAGATTATTCTGGTCACCGCCTTTACCACCATGTTGCACGCCACCACAAACTACACAGTGGATATCGTCCTTGCGGTTCTGTTGCTGGTCGGCGGCGTCATCGGCGCGCAGATTGGCACCCGTATTGGGGTTTATCTGAAAGCAGAGCAGTTGCGTATCCTGCTCGCCCTCATGGTGATCGTAGTCTGTGTCAAGCTCGGTCTGGACCTCTTGCTCATGCCGTCAGAGCTCTATTCGCTCGGCAGCGACGGGGGCCATTGAGATGCTCCGTTGCGCTATCCATCGTAATCACCACGTCGAGGTACGCTCAGGCTGGCGCCGCGCAAGTCGACGGCTTTGTGCAGCAGTCTTCTTAGCGATGCCGTTCACGCCATTGGCCTCAGCCCCAACGGCAGCACAAACCGTGACCAGCCTAGCCAACAGTGAGCCTGCAGCCGGACCGCGCGAAGAGGTCGTCCTGGGTCTCAGCCAGGATCGTGTGGCCATCACTGCCAACTTTGACGGCTCGGAGATCCTGATCTTTGGCGCCGTGAAGCGCGAGGCACCGATCCCGCAGGATGACCCGCTTGAGGTGATTGTCGCGGTGTCCGGCCCGGCGTCTCCAGTGATGGTTCGGCGCAAAGAGAAAAAACTGGGCATTTGGGTCAATACTGACAGCGTTCTGGTGGATTCGGCCCCCAGCTTTTATGCGGTCGCCACCAGTGCGCCTCTCTCGCAGGTGCTGAGCGATACCGAAGATCTGCGGTATCGGGTGTCCGTGGGTCGTGCGATCCGCTCGGTTGGGGCGGGAATGCACATCCGCGGTGCCCAGCAATTCGCCGAAGCCGTGATCCGCATCCGCTCCGACAATGATCTCTACTCGCTACGGGAAAATACCGTCGCGGTGGATCAGCAGACCTTGTTTCGCACGGCGATTGACATGCCTGCCGACCTTACCGAAGGGGCTTATAGCACGCGCATTCTGCTTACCCGAGGGGGATCAGTGGTGGCGCAGTACGAAACCAGCATCGACGTGCGCAAAGTGGGGCTGGAACGGTTTCTCTACGCGATGTCGCGGGAGCAACCGTTTCTCTACGGTCTGATGTCTCTGGCGATTGCGATTGCTGCAGGCTGGGCAGCCTCCGCCGCCTTCCGCCTTCTGCGCAGAAGCTGAGAACGGCTCCCACGGTAAAAAGGCGCCGCGTCCCGTCTAACCGCGTCCAATATAGGGCATGGTCGTCGCCATGACCGTCATGAATTGCACATTCGCCTCAAGTGGCAAATCTGCCATATGCAGCACCGACTGCGCGGCATCTGAAACAGCAAACGTCTCCATTGGTGCGGCGGTCGGATCAGCGGCGATCTGGCGCGCGCTCAACTCTTCCACCATGGGGGTACGCGCATTGCCGATATCGATTTGCCCGCAGGCGATCTGAAAGGGACGCCCGTCCAACGAGAGGCTGCGGGTCAGCCCGGTAATCGCGGATTTTGTCGCGGCATAGGGCGCTGATCCGGGGCGCGGCACATGGGCGGCAATGGAGCCGTTGTTGATAATCCGGCCCCCCTGTGGCGATTGCCGGCGCATCTGCCGAAAAGCCGCGCGGGCTGCCAGAAACATACCGTTCAAATTGACATCAACCGCCGCAAACCAATCTTCCAGCTCAATCTCGTCAATGGTGCCCGAAGGGGTGAATATACCGGCATTGTTGAACAGCACATCCAACCGCCCTACCCGCCTTGCAAAGCAATCAAAGGCGTGGTCCACAGCCTCTGGATCCGTCACATCGGCAGAGAGAACATGAGCTGTGTCACGCCCCCGTGCGACCTCTTCCAACTGTTCGGCACGACGCGCCAGCAGGCCAACCTGCCAGCCTTTCTTCAGAAACAACTCAGCCACGGCGCGACCAATACCTGAGCTCGCGCCGGTGATCAGGATGGTACGTTTGGGGGTATGATCCTCTTCGCTCATACCGGGTTCTCCTCCTGCATTTCCAAGGTCAGCGTACTGGCCGTTGCTGCGCGCAAGTCATCCACCTGCAGGAGGCCTGTTGGCTTTGCCAGACGGTTACGCACCACCCATATAAGCCGCTCTTGCGCCCGTGTAATCGCAACATAAGCCAACCGCTTCCACAGGGGCTGGCCAGCTTCCACTCGACCCATCCGCGCAGCTGCGTAGATGTCAGGCGCAAAAACCTGTGCCGTTGGCCACTGTGATCCTTGAGCCTTGTGAATGGTGACCGCTGCCCCATGCAGAAACGCCGCGCCCATCCGCGCAGCAAACGGAATGAAGGGCTCTTCTTCTTCGGGTTTTTCGATCTTCACGATTGACGCGGCGGACACCTGCGGATCCTCTGCCCCCATCACATGAAGACGCGAAAATCCCGGTTTCCGGCCCGGCCCAAGATAGATCACCTGCGCCCCCTTGATCAGACCACGAGCCTCCAGATCCAACCGTTTCTTGCGGTGTTTCATCGGCAGTTCAATGCCATCACAGATCAGCGGTTCGCCCGCCAGCAGGCTGTCTTCCGGGGCACCATGCACATTTCTGAAGGCGTTGATCAGCCGGATGCGGGTGTTGTTGCGCCAGACCAGAACCGGGGAACGTGCCATCAAATCCACCTCCACCCGCTGCCCCCAGACCACGCGCTCATCCTTGCGGGAAAGATCTTCGACCATACGCTCGAAATCCTCAAAACCGACCTCCGGATCAGCCAGCGCATGGGCGAGATCGAGAATAGGGTTGCCCGCCTCCTGACGGTGAATACGGTTGAGGACTAGCTTTCGCTCTTCCGGCAGTGTTTCAAAGACCATCGCACCAGATTGGTTCACAGGTGCAAGCTGCGCCGGGTCTCCGAACAGTAAAAGGGTCGGAAAAATCTCCTTCAGATCCTGAAACTGGCGATCATCCAGCATGGAAGCCTCATCGATAAAACCGATGTCCAGCGGTTCCTCTCGGCGCTTCCAGCCGGTAATGAAATCGGACCCCCGCAGACCCGCAGCCGCCAAGGCACCTGGGATGGATTTATTGCGCTCATAGAAGGCTTTGGCACGGGCCAGCGCCTCCTCGGTTAACCCTTCAATCTCGGGTTCGTCGCCGCTACCGGCCAGCCACTCGGCAATTCGTTCGTATTCAGGATCATAGACGGGCGTATAGAGAATTCGGTGAATGGTGGTTGCCGGCACGCCACGCAGGCGTAGAACACTGGCCGCTTTGTTTGTCGGCGCCAGGATCGCAAGCGTGCGGCGGTCCTCGTTTTTCTTCCGGCTTTCATAGTCGCCCGATACGACTTCAACCCCGGCTTTCTCCAGTGCCTTGTAAAGCTCCGCCAGCAACAGCGTCTTACCGGACCCGGCCTTGCCGATCACAGCCATCGCACCACCGTCACCGCGCGGTGGGTGTAGCAGATCGTCTTCCAGATCGACTCCTGCATCATGAAGAAGACTGCTGACGCGATCAAAGGCAACTGCCTGATCATCGGAGAATTTTATGGGTGCTGCGCTCATGTCGCGACCCTACAGGCGCCGGGCCGACTGCACCAGAGCAGACGGCCCGGCGTGGCCCGGTTTTGGCAGAGCTCAGGTCTGCCTCTCACGTCCTCTTCAGCGCAGCCGTCAGCCGGTCAGGGCGACGGGTCCAGGCTCCCCTGCCCCGCCAAACGAACGATCAAACCACAAAGTCGACAGCTCCGGCTGTATACTCGCCTTCTGTGCAACGCGGTGATAGGCCTCCGACGAGTAATCCCAGAGGCCGAGGCAGATCCGGTCCCGCCCCTCGCCCATGGTGCCAATCACCTCCGGGCTAAAACCAAGCGAGCGGTAGATCCGGACCATCCGGCGATCAAACACCCCTGCAAAATGGGCAATGTTGAAATTCCGCATGATCTCCAGCCCGGCCAATGTCAGCGCCCCGGCGACGTTACCAGTGACATCGCGTGAGAGGCAGAACCGCGTGCATTCCCAGATCAGCGGGCTGCTGATCGCATGGCCCCCGGTTAGCTCAGGAAAGACATCGTTGACCATGATC encodes the following:
- a CDS encoding Phenylacetic acid catabolic protein, which translates into the protein MNDEMSIESYLAAGGVLSNPSNVPPRYRAELMTIMASFVDSALAGAAGFVDIINEGPGIKSRMAAARIVLEKTANADRVLQVMGDFGADTERYVDHHPWTARLDREAGLDQSRSKHDRRLAVFNYPLEGWADAVVMNLLMGRAVAVQLAELSMISYQPLAEAFRAIQPVEAHHARLAHEGLSRLVQEGDINMLQESIHYWWPRVAISFGTDTSDKFETLCGLGLRHRSNADLRTRWQSEMRGVLRELGLEAPEPA
- a CDS encoding branched-chain amino acid aminotransferase, whose protein sequence is MAISKTIRTYFNGSWHDGDVAIMKAADHAAWLGSSVFDGARLFDGVTPDLDLHCARANASAEALMMAPTVSVADMVAIAKDGLSLFAPGSAVYIRPMYWATGGDSTMIAPEPESTQFALCLEEIPMAPPTASATLTRTSFRRPILESAVVNAKAGCLYPNNARMLREARAKGFSNALALDAMGNVAETATANIFMVRDGEVFTPIANGTFLAGITRARHIANLRADGVTVHESVLGYTDFEQADEIFMSGNMSKVTPVTAFDDRQYQIGPIAKRTRDLYWDWATSNGS
- a CDS encoding universal stress protein, with product MRKFLVVLDDSRECLNAMRFAAMRAAKTGGGVEILSVIPPDEFNHWIGVGEVMREEARERIHAHFEVFAKWMRDRQGVEPKLVIREGEAVPEIIAQIESDTEIGVLVLGAGDDRKGPGPLVTQLSRSSGSLPVPITIVPGDLSKEKLEAIT
- a CDS encoding NifU family protein, which gives rise to MFIQTESTPNPATLKFLPGQTVLEMGTADFPTADAAGSSPLAQRIFAVSGVTGVFFGNDFVTVTKADTVEWDHIKPAILGAVMEHFQSGQPVISEGGEQASGHAEHTGEDGEIVNQIKELLDSRVRPAVAQDGGDITFHGFDRGVVYLHMQGACAGCPSSTLTLKMGIENLLRHYIPEVTEVRPVAV
- the tsaB gene encoding tRNA (adenosine(37)-N6)-threonylcarbamoyltransferase complex dimerization subunit type 1 TsaB — protein: MPSDVLVLGFDTSAAHCAAALLQGDVILAQACEEMARGQAERLIPLLEEVLAEGGVTWADLDALGVGVGPGNFTGIRIAVSAARGLALGLEIPAVGVNGFEAREHPGTFAAVPAPRDQVYVYPPGEDPRLMPLSEAQAIATTLRLELAAEATPPRIAETIARRAAERYKDTISAPAPLYLRAADAAPAKDAPPTLIDG
- a CDS encoding GNAT family N-acetyltransferase, which codes for MTRTHQAAFLQGRPWSAREFAALLDSPFSYAVGDARSFALGRVVAGEAELLTIATHPDHQRQGLARAILERWWEVALAHGATDGFLEVAEDNHPARSLYKAYGFAESGRRVGYYTRQGTAAVDAVLMSVSLRKAESAE
- a CDS encoding BMP family lipoprotein encodes the protein MTLMKSLMSAAAAVALTAGAAMAEPALIFDLGGKFDKSFNEAAFTGAQRWAEETGESFREIELQSEAQREQALRRFAEAGANPIVMAGFAFADALGQVAADYPETKFVIIDMVVDAPNVRSVVFNEHEGSYLVGMLAAKASKSGTVGFIGGMDIPLIRKFACGYAEGVKAANPDATVIANMTGTTPAAWNDPVKGSELTKAQISQGADVVYAAAGGTGVGVLQTAADEGILSIGVDSNQNHLHPGKVLTSMMKRVDNAVFEAFSDGPELETGFSVMGLSNGGVGFAVDDNNASLITEEMTAATDDAAAKIATGEITVHDYMSDDSCPALSF